From Macaca mulatta isolate MMU2019108-1 chromosome 1, T2T-MMU8v2.0, whole genome shotgun sequence, the proteins below share one genomic window:
- the GPR52 gene encoding G-protein coupled receptor 52, producing MNESRWTEWRILNMSSGIVNVSEHHSCPLGFGHYSVVDVCIFETVVIVLLTFLIIAGNLTVIFVFHCAPLLHHYTTSYFIQTMAYADLFVGVSCLVPTLSLLHYSTGVHESLTCQVFGYIISVLKSVSMACLACISVDRYLAITKPLSYNQLVTPCRLRICIILIWIYSCLIFLPSFFGWGKPGYHGDIFEWCATSWLTSAYFTGFIVCLLYAPAAFVVCFTYFHIFKICRQHTKEINDRRARFPSHEVDSSRETGHSPDRRYAMVLFRITSVFYMLWLPYIIYFLLESSRVLDNPTLSFLTTWLAISNSFCNCVIYSLSNSVFRLGLRRLSETMCTSCMCVKDQEAQDPKPRKRANSCSI from the coding sequence ATGAATGAATCCAGGTGGACTGAATGGAGGATCCTGAACATGAGCAGTGGCATTGTGAATGTGTCCGAGCATCACTCCTGCCCACTTGGATTTGGCCACTACAGTGTGGTGGATGTCTGCATCTTCGAGACAGTGGTTATTGTGTTGCTGACATTTCTGATCATTGCTGGGAATCTAACAGTTATCTTTGTCTTTCATTGTGCTCCACTGTTACATCATTATACTACCAGCTATTTCATTCAGACGATGGCATATGCTGATCTTTTCGTTGGAGTTAGCTGCTTGGTTCCTACTCTCTCACTTCTCCACTACTCCACAGGTGTCCACGAGTCATTGACTTGCCAGGTTTTTGGATATATCATCTCAGTTCTAAAAAGTGTTTCTATGGCATGTCTTGCTTGCATCAGTGTGGATCGTTATCTTGCAATAACCAAGCCTCTTTCCTACAATCAACTGGTCACCCCTTGtcgcctgagaatttgcattatTTTGATCTGGATCTACTCCTGCCTAATTTTCTTGCCTTCCTTTTTTGGCTGGGGGAAACCTGGTTACCACGGTGACATTTTTGAATGGTGTGCCACCTCTTGGCTCACTAGTGCCTATTTTACTGGCtttattgtttgtttactttATGCTCCTGCTGCCTTTGTTGTCTGCTTCActtacttccacattttcaaaattTGCCGTCAGCACACCAAAGAGATAAATGACCGAAGAGCCCGATTCCCTAGCCATGAGGTAGATTCTTCCAGAGAGACTGGACACAGCCCTGACCGTCGCTACGCCATGGTTTTGTTTAGGATAACCAGTGTATTTTATATGCTGTGGCTCCCCTATATAATTTACTTTCTTCTAGAAAGCTCCCGGGTCTTGGATAATCCAACTCTGTCCTTCTTAACAACCTGGCTTGCAATAAGTAATAGTTTTTGTAACTGTGTAATATACAGCCTCTCCAACAGCGTTTTCCGGCTAGGCCTCCGAAGACTGTCTGAGACAATGTGCACATCCTGTATGTGTGTCAAGGATCAGGAAGCACAAGACCCCAAACCTAGGAAACGGGCTAATTCTTGCTCCATTTGA